The sequence GCAACGTCGTGGGAGCGGAGACCAgacggtatctctctctctctcttattctctctctctctctctctctctctctctctctcctctctctctcctctctctctctctctctctctctctctctctctctctctctctctctctctctctctgtttctctctctctctctctctctctctctctctctctctctctctctctctctctctctctcttttattactctttctctttctctttctcattccccctgGACGGTGGGTTTTGTTGTCTCCTTGATGTCCCGGATGAAGGCATCTCGGAGGACGCGCGTCAGCTGTTtcaggaagggggtggggggatggggtaggggagggggggtgaggtatGCAGGTGAgcaggtgggggcgggggggggggaggttattcaATTATGGTAGATGTGGaaattgtttttatgttgttcccgtacatcttttttcttctctaaatGGAGAGACTACTTAAGAGAGACGGACACAGGGGAAGAGAGTTTaaaacacgcgcacgcacgcgcgcgcgcgcgcacacacacacacacacacacacacacactacacacacacacacacacactacacacacacacacacacacattacacacacacacacacattacacacacacacacacattacacacacacacacacacattacacacacacgcacgcacgcacgcacgcacgcacgcacgcacgcacgcacacacacacacacacacacacacacacacacacacacacacacacacacacacgtacgtacgtatgtatatgtgatatatatatgtatatatatgtgagagtgtgtgtgtgtgtgtacacacacacacacacacacatatatatatatatatatatatatatatatatatatatatatatatatatatatatatatatatatagagagagagagagagagagagagagagagagagagagagagagtgagagagagtggcaaAGGATGAACGAGAGCGCTGTGTCCCACAAAACACAATCCCCAAGGTCGCATGGCAAGGTCCGCTACTGAAAAAAGGCACGCATAATCAGTAAGGATGGAAGCAGCTCGCCCAGTGAAAAGTATTCCCATGGTGTGTGGGAAGTGGCCGTGTTGACTGTAGTTTTTGGCTGTAGAAGATTacaatagtatagataatatttttgacGTTTACGAGGACACCGCCAAGGATTCGCGACGAGGTGTGGCCCGGGTGTGGTAGGAGGTAGggggggcgagggcgagggcgtgggcgtgAAGCAAGGATGGAAGGGTGAAGGGTTGACCTACAAGAGGGTCTcgggtcggggcaggggggggggggcacgggagaAGGGATTGGTACTGTGCCATTTAGTATCGACTTGGATTTATCGATTTCACCGCCGCGCCGTTCTCGAATTAGGCTtcgctcgttcgttcgttcgttccggCGTCCTCCACCTCTCGTTAGATGACAACGATGGTCGCGTAATTGCAAAAGGAGCGAAATGCCATAAGAAGGGACCGCGGCCATTAAGTTACGGGTTTACATAAGTGCGACTTCAATGGGAAAACAAGTTGCAATTATTCGCCTCCCAATTCGAGTTTCAAAGGTTAAGGTCCTTCGGGCGAATGTCTCCGCGTGGGATTCTGGCCCTTATGCACGGTGCGTGGAAGAGTCTTATGGATGTATTGGGAATTATAATAGCTTTATGTGCAGAGGAGAGAActgttatttgcatttttattattgctttcttttgtttacgttttgGGATATTATTGTGCGTTCGGGTTGTTGGTTTGTATGTCGCCGGAGCTCTGTCAGGAATATTGATGCGGAAGgctggctctcgctctcgctctcgctctcgctctctctctctctctctctctctctctctctctctctctctctctctctctctctctctctctctctctctctctctctctctctctctctctctctctctctctctctctctctctctctctctctgtctctctctctgtctctctctctatctgtctgtctcaccctctcctccctttctctccttccccctgcttGCCCCTCCGTTGCTccacgcttcccccccccccccacactttttctctctaccccctttcgatttctccctttgtctccgtgtctccctccctcctctctctctctctctctctctctctctctctctctctctctctctctctctctctctctctctctctctctctctctctctctctctctcctccctaccccctcctttccccgtcACGAGTCAGCTGTCTTGTCATAACCCTTCCCTTCCTTGCCCCGTCACACTGAGATGGGGAATGCAAGAATGAGGTAAGAACAAACAGTTACCATCATTATAACACccgcacctccctcccctctccctcttaccaccctcccctccagccctccctcctttcccttcctcccccccttcttaccATCCTCCCCTCCAGCcctacctcctttcccttcctccccctcatactcatcccccccccccgacccgacccgacccctGTCACCCggactttctctttcgcttggcTTGTGACGTCACGCCTCCCACGCGTACTCCAGGGCGATTagcgaatgaggaagagagggagggaaggatgggatgtgaggaaatgaatgaggaaaggagagaggaggggagggagagagttgagaaaggaaggagggaaggagacagagggagaggagtgggtaggagagacaggaagagaaatggggagggaaagtgaaaagcgggaagggagggaggggaggagaagtgggaaggagagagagggagagaattaggaaggaggaggaacggggaaaatgggaaagaaaagagagacagacagacagacagaaaaaaaaatatgaatgagagagagaaaaaaggagaaaaaaagacaggcaAGAGAGTTGAAAGAGCAACAGCGAGAGGGACAAGAGACCCGCAGCCCAGGCCAGGCAGAGCTCGGTTCCTGTGAGAGCAGAGGCATAAGTGCCAAAAGACGTACTTTCGGTGCCGATACTTTGCCACCTGccagagagtgggggggagggggggcgctgTGGTTGTGCTGTGGTGGTGCTGTGGTCAGGGGGACAAGCTGTGGGGGAGTTTCTGTGGTCTTGCTGTTAAATGTAAATGAGTTAGAGAGTGCTGCTGCTTCCGGCACGATCCTTTGAAGGTGCGGCGACCCCTTGTAGGTCTCTGggtttgtagtgtttttttttttctctctctctctctctctctctcctctttctctctctcctctttctctctctctctctctctctctctctctctctctctctctctctctctccttttccccctcctctctctctctcctctctctccttccccttctctctctctctctttctatttttctctatagttcatgttttttatctttttatttaacattacgtccatatgtatgtatctttctttgtttatatgtttgtttgtcatataatgatgaaaaaatatatatatttatatacacacagacacacacacacatagaaaacaccacccccacaacaccacacacacacaccacaacacaccaaacacaaacacacaccacacccacacacacacatcccacacacaccaccacaccacacacaacacacaacacaccacacacacacatatatatatatatgcatatacatttatttatttatttatttatttatgtatatatacacacacatacgcgtgtgtgtgtgtgtgtatttatatgtatatgtatatgtctgtgtgcctGTATAATCCTTTCCAGAAGACGGGGCAGTCGACGCGAAGGAGAAAACTAACACGGAAAATTACAAACCTAATTTACGAGCAAGGGAAAAATTCCGGAATTATTAGACGCGACGAAATAACAGAAGCAAGATAACAACACCTGAACCGAAAGCTGCCGAGAATGAATCTTGTCTCGGGCTGAACGATGTCTTGAGGAACATTTAAAATCCTAAGGCGCTTGTCGGAAGCGAAACGCGAATTGTTGTCACCTTGAGATATATTGTTGGTTAGATTGCTTGCACGGGCGctgggaggcaggggggggggaggggagggggggaagaggagacgagagcgagagaaggaggaaaaggggggggggtggggggaaaaggagaggagagagacgagaaaaaaagaagataaaaggagagagagacaagagaagggaagaaaaagagaaaacaaggggaaagaaaaaaaagaaaaaagaaaataaaaaaaaaaagaaagaaagcatcaaagatgggaaaggaaaaagggaaaagaagggagaagagaagagggagagagaaaaggggaagagaaagggagagaaaaagaagggagaagaaaagaaagagggaaaggtgaggggggggaaaaaaaaagggggggggggggggaaaaaaaaaaaaagggggggaaaaaaaaaaaaggggggggggggggggggaaaaaaaaaaattaaaaaaaaaaatttttttttttttttttaaaaaaaaaaaatttttaaatttttattttttttttttttttgggggggtttttttttggggaaaaagatactttaagggggggagaggggaaaaagccacCAAAAgatgtatattattttgtattttctattactcattaatttaaaaaaaaaattcttattttctttcagtaCATTTTTTGTACtctcttgtgtgtgcttgtgtgtgtgtacatggccATGTGCGTATACATTCTTCTGCACGTGTGTATCCGTTTGgcttcgtgtgcgtgtgcttgcttgctttttgTGACCAGTTTATGGTGAAATGGTCTTTTCCTTTGCTGAGGAAAATGACAATGAGACCTTTCTAAATGTCAGCTCCTCGTCTCGtctgttattatcgctatcagAGCATGGTGATATCAAATGGCAGTTAGATAACAGCGATAAAAGGGTGAATACGGAGACAAATGTATTCTGCGGTGTTGCATtatgtaaaggatttttttttgggggggtgggggggaggagacggcgatgctaaaaaaaataaaattgggtttTGATTTTTGGAAGTCAAACTCTGAAAAAATGGTATTGCGATGCTTCTGCGGAGCTTCGAggcctctcaactctctctctctctctctctctctctctctctctctctctctctctctctctctctctctctctctctctctctctctctctctctctctctctcctcttccttctttattttccacgtactccttccttccttcgcttcccccctttttcttgttccatttcttcccccttcttttcttttccatccctTGCCCCttttcaccacctcctcctcctcctccttattctctccttccccttattctctccttctccttattctctccttctccttattctctccttctccttttcgttgCAATTTTtcgcccccttctctcctcctcctttgcccctcctcacccctttcttcctcctccttttcctcttcttctcctatatccacctcctccctcccttcctccctcttaccctctttcATGCTAATGACtcgctctcactttttctctcctcttttcttcctgatcctcctcctctcctctcccctcttctcccctccccccagcccctttatccccccttctgacctcccccccttccccctcagttcctgatcctcctcctctcctctcccctcttctcccctccccccagcccctttatccccccttctgacctcccccccttccccctcagttAATGTTTCCTCGctttattcccttcccccttcctattcTCCATTCCTTGAGGTTACCATTAGTGAATTGCTTATACAATGGCTAGTGTAATGATTGCtagtaaccccctcccccccctccctataccCCCGTCTCTTCTCccgcttttccctccccctctcccccccctccctatacccccgtctcctctcccgcttttccctccccctctcccccccctccctatacccccgtctcctctcccgcttttccctctccctctccctccccctctccctcccccccactccccactccccatcgGCCTCGGCTTTCCTCTCCCACTGATTTATcagcattttcccctttccctttattcgcATATAGGCTACGTATTAcctgtaatttttttcttatgttttattttcatttttcttttttttttctttttgttaaaataaatattcaaatatatagacgtgtttatacacagaaatatacgcatatctatatatctgcgtgatagatacacatttatatatctacttatctaatagatatgcatatgtagagTGATATATACgaatttatgtgtgtgaatacttATCGCAGTTTtaacaaactactactactactactgctactgctactactactactactactactattaataataataatgagagagagagagagagagagagagagagagagagagagagagagagagagagagagagagagagagagagagagagagagagacagagagagacagagagagagacagagagagagacagagagagagagagaggaagaatagaaaaaaaatgaatgacaaaAGTACCCACACAGCCACGCCTTCCTCttgccccttcttcttcttcttcacctctcaccctcccccctcaccccctcccactcaGCCCTCCCTCCGtatccccccccacaccaccaccaccaccgcccccccccccccaatatcccttccttctccctccccctttcgcaCGTCTTCGCGAACTTCTTCTGTTTAAGACACTCGGATGGCGCtatttgttggtgttgtggttctcccttctctttcggcttcgctttctttgtttttgctcatcctatttatttgtctttcttttttattatttttattccgtctcgtcttcctcctcctcctctttccttcctctgctgATTCTCCTGTTAGCTCTCTttgccttcttctctttctttcctctctctctcaattccttcacTCCTTCAGACTCCTGgttcttctcctattcttctgtattccttctcttcttcttcctgctttatctcctcctcttccgcctcttccgttttacccttttcattccttttctttttctcttcccctccgtttctctttatttgttcccttttctccttttcttcctcttatttttttcttctctttattgtcttcttcctcctcggcTTCTATTTATTTcaccttatcgttattattattttaaaaatacgttAATTATATGCACGAATGGCGTAATTTCACTTTCACTACTACTATATACCATAATTACAAATTGATAttgtttgttgtaattatttaCGTGGGTATCATTAGCGTAAATGGTGGTCATTACCATCGCTATCACTTGATTTTTCTGTACCTTCTTTCATtgactttcccttcctcccttctccgttCGCGTTTCCCACACTCCCTCCCGCTTCCTGTGACTGACGGGGAGGCGTCATTAAATGCTACGTGTGTTAGATTTCGGATCAGAATATTAATGATTGCATGATTAGAGATCGTAGGGCAGGTGGAGGGATTAGTCAAGGTGGGTCTGATGCTTGTTGCTTTCTCGCCCCTTCGTCCTATAcaggttttctctctttctctttctcgctttctctttctctctgcattctctctctctctctctctctctctctctctctctctctctctctctctctctctctctctctctctctctctctctctctctctctctctctctctacttctactttctccattcttctttcccttaccttctctccttcttctttgtcctcattctctcgctcttccactcttttcctacttttctctccctctctctcttttcctttgcctctctgtctctctctctctccttcttcttcttcttcttcttcttcttcttcttcttcttcctcactctGTCATCATcacttctcatcctcccccttcgtcttcccctttcccttttccttcttttacttctctctctccctctctcccttcctcctcctccctctttccctctgttttcgGGGTAAAAGGGAGTTCTCCGTCTTTATATGAtgcgagaagggaaaaaagacaaaggagacGAGGAATATTTGCATTACTTATTCTTTCAAGTTTGCTGTCGGTGGAGTCTTGACTTTCCGGCAGGTGGATGACGTCAGGGCGAAGAGACCGGGACTAGGTGGAGGGCGGAGAGGAGTGGAGTTTAGGGCCTGGAAAGAGTGGAATTTGGGGGTggaaagagagcggagagggagagttgAGTTTGGGGTCTGAGAAGTGGAGTTTTTTTGGTGGAGTTCGAGGTGAGTTTGGGGTCTGAGAAGTGGAGTTTTTGGTGGAGTTCGAGGTGAGTTTGGGGTCAGAGAAGTGGAGTTTTTGGTGGAGTTCGAGGTGAGTTTGGGGTCTGAGAAGTGGAGTTTTTTTGGTGGAGTTCGAGGTGAGTTTGGGGTCTGAGAAGTGGATTTTTTTTGGTAGAGTTCGAGGTGAGTTTGGGGTCTGAGAAGTGGAGTTTTTGGTGGAGTTCGAGGTGAGTTTGGGGTCTGAGAAGTGGAGTTTTTGGTGGAGTTCGAGGTGAGTTTGGGGTCTGAGAAGTGGAGTTTTTTTGGTGGAGTTCGAGGTGAGTTTGGGGTCTGAGAAGTGGAGTTTTTGGTGGAGTTCGAGGTGAGTTTGGGGTCTGAGAAGTGGAGTTTTTGGTGGAGTTCGAGGTGAGTTTGGGGTCTGAGAAGTGGAGTTTCTGGTGGAGTTCGAGGTGAGTTTGGGGTCTGAGAAGTGGATTTTTTGGTGGAGTTCGAGGTGAGTTTGGGGTCTAGAGTGAAGCGATCGACGGTAGAGTAGAGTTTGACATCAGAATAAAGTGGATTCCCGGAGTTCAAAGGAGGACTTGTTTGGGGAACTGAAAttagttttatatttaaataaagtaaagaaagtaaGGGTTGAAAGAGAGCATTGTTTGCAGTGGACTTTATCGGGTCGAAGCGGAATGAACTTTTACGACTGAAGAGAATGTTGTTTGTGTTCAAAGGGAATATTTactttaaaacatgaaaaaatgaacCTTCGAGAGCAAAAAAGATGTTAGGATTTTGTTCTGGGATAAAAACACATTTCGATGCTCAGGGCAACGAAGACTTAGGCCTAAACTTTGAGGTCGTAGGTCTGCAGAGAGGAAAGTCATAGGTGTAAAAAGAGCCCACTTTTCtgacgagagaaaagggggggtggaggagttcTTCATCTCAAAAATAGAATGTTGAAAAGAAAGATactggcttttttttgggggggggaggggggcgagagaaaaCGTAAACAAATTTGATATCTGGAGCAAAAGAGAGTCAATTTGTAAATCAGACTGGAGGAACCAGCGCACCGGCGTGTccaaaaagaacaggaaaagaaaaaatattccttttcccccccactcctcccttcttgcgtgcgcgcgcgggtgcgtgtgcgcgcgcgcgcgttgtgtgtgtgtgtgtgtgtgtgtgtgtgtgtgtgtgtgtgtgtgtgtgtgtgtgtgtgtgtgtgtgtgtgtgtttgtgtgtgtgtcgcaaacacatatacatgtatatgtgtatata is a genomic window of Penaeus monodon isolate SGIC_2016 chromosome 10, NSTDA_Pmon_1, whole genome shotgun sequence containing:
- the LOC119578198 gene encoding probable serine/threonine-protein kinase ifkA — protein: MTFLSADLRPQIPQTSPPLNSGNPLYSDVKLYSTVDRFTLDPKLTSNSTKKSTSQTPNSPRTPPETPLLRPQTHLELHQKLHFSDPKLTSNSTKNSTSQTPNSPRTPPKKLHFSDPKLTSNSTKNSTSQTPNSPRTPPKTPLLRPQTHLELYQKKSTSQTPNSPRTPPKKLHFSDPKLTSNSTKNSTSLTPNSPRTPPKTPLLRPQTHLELHQKNSTSQTPNSTLPLRSLSTPKFHSFQALNSTPLRPPPSPGLFALTSSTCRKVKTPPTANLKE